A window from Manis javanica isolate MJ-LG chromosome 10, MJ_LKY, whole genome shotgun sequence encodes these proteins:
- the BBS10 gene encoding BBSome complex assembly protein BBS10 produces the protein MAAAGSLKAALRVAEVLETIVSCCVGPEGRQVLCTKPTGEVLLSRDGGRLLEALHLEHPVARMMVACVSSHLRITGDGAKTFIIFLCHLLRGFHAITGKEQDSLIPQNIQTHERHWKNCCQWKFISQALLTFQTHVLDFVMDQYVSKHFLSIFSVSTKERTLCRSSLGLLLESYFCGRVGRNNDSFISQLTCDFCCKCTTRETEFAEVLELVEDCSAELCVGVTGLPVSASRVVAGLVLQREFSVYCPADGDIRMVIVTEAIQPLFSTSGSEFIINSEAQFTTSQFWIMERTKAIMKRLQSQNVKLLLSSVKQPDLVIYYAGLNGISVVECLSSEEVSFIQRVTGLSPFVLPQASSRDEMSDIALVKFCKPLTLRSRRYVHLGLISTCSFIPHCIVLCAPVQGLIEQQEHALHGAFKMLCQLFKDHGLSYMTRASDQNYTPSPSVYKNSKESNQLPETVNGSIQRPYQDRVVKNKDELAEAQTYLKVDSNSVVPNVALETRSLCSTSQMTPTDTSQTDETLRWLSPNKTGIIDDHEPFIESNSANSTTKNTRVEISYENLQVTKTAGKRSVLPEEYKPSEMRPSHSPCFSSIPAGCVLPVGNFEILLHYYLLNYAKKCQQSQDTMVSMLIANALLGIPKLLCKSKRGNYSFPQSYIKAVQALQADRHMVSSQAGLESVTGKYQLITSVLQCLAKILAIDLVIKIKRQPQEMYDQDSEEEL, from the exons ATGGCTGCCGCGGGCTCCCTCAAGGCGGCGCTGCGGGTGGCGGAGGTGCTGGAAACCATCGTGAGCTGCTGCGTGGGGCCCGAGGGGCGGCAGGTTCTGTGTACGAAGCCTACCGGCGAGGTGCTGCTCAGCCGGGATGGAGGCCGCCTCCTGGAGGCGCTGCACTTGGAGCACCCTGTGGCCAG GATGATGGTGGCATGTGTTTCCAGTCATCTAAGAATAACAGGAGATGGTGCTAAAACGTTTATTATCTTTCTTTGCCATTTACTCAGAGGATTTCATGCCATCACAGGCAAAGAACAGGATTCTTTGATTCCCCAAAACATTCAAACCCATGAAAGGCATTGGAAAAATTGTTGTCAGTGGAAATTTATTTCCCAAGCTCTTCTCACGTTTCAGACGCACGTACTAGACTTTGTTATGGACCAATATGTAAGTAAACACTTCCTCTCCATCTTTTCTGTATCCACTAAAGAAAGAACATTGTGTAGGAGCTCTTTGGGGTTGCTCTTAGAATCATACTTTTGTGGAAGAGTGGGAAGAAATAATGACAGCTTCATTTCACAGCTGACGTGTGACTTCTGTTGCAAGTGTACAACTCGTGAGACCGAGTTTGCGGAGGTGCTGGAGTTAGTGGAGGACTGTTCCGCGGAGCTGTGTGTCGGCGTCACCGGCCTTCCGGTTTCCGCTTCCAGGGTCGTAGCTGGGCTTGTGCTTCAGAGAGAGTTTTCCGTGTACTGCCCAGCAGATGGTGACATAAGAATGGTGATAGTAACCGAAGCCATTCAGCCTCTTTTTTCAACTTCTGGATCAGAGTTTATTATAAATTCAGAAGCACAGTTTACCACATCACAGTTTTGGATTATGGAGAggacaaaagcaataatgaaacgTTTACAGAGTCAGAATGTAAAATTGCTTCTGTCTAGTGTCAAACAACCAGACTTGGTTATTTATTATGCAGGACTGAATGGCATATCCGTGGTGGAGTGTTTATCATCTGAAGAAGTTTCTTTTATCCAGAGGGTCACTGGTCTTTCTCCCTTTGTGCTACCACAGGCCTCCTCTCGTGATGAGATGTCTGACATTGCTTTGGTAAAATTTTGTAAACCTCTTACCCTTAGATCCAGAAGGTATGTTCACCTTGGCTTGATTAGCACATGCTCGTTTATACCACACTGTATAGTTCTTTGTGCACCAGTGCAGGGCCTTATTGAGCAACAGGAGCATGCTTTGCATGGAGCATTTAAAATGCTTTGTCAGTTATTTAAAGACCATGGTCTAAGTTACATGACACGAGCCAGTGACCAAAATTATACACCAAGTCCTTCTGTTTACAAGAATAGTAAAGAAAGTAATCAGTTACCAGAAACTGTTAATGGCTCAATACAAAGGCCATATCAGGACAGAGTTGTAAAGAACAAAGATGAACTGGCAGAAGctcaaacatatttaaaagtagATTCAAATTCGGTAGTTCCAAATGTAGCGTTAGAAACACGCAGTCTGTGTTCCACATCACAAATGACACCAACAGATACATCCCAGACAGATGAAACACTGAGATGGTTATCTCCAAACAAAACCGGGATAATTGATGACCATGAACCATTTATTGAGAGTAATTCTgcaaattcaacaacaaaaaatactagAGTAGAAATTTCTTATGAAAACTTACAGGTCACAAAAACTGCTGGAAAGAGGAGCGTATTACCTGAGGAATATAAGCCGTCAGAGATGCGTCCTTCCCACAGTCCCTGTTTCTCATCAATACCAGCAGGTTGTGTTTTGCCAGTGGGTAATTTTGAGATCTTGTTACATTACTATCTTCTCAACTATGCCAAAAAATGCCAGCAATCACAAGACACCATGGTTAGTATGTTAATAGCTAATGCACTTTTAGGCATTCCCAAACTCCTGTGTAAGTCCAAGAGAGGAAATTACAGTTTCCCACAGTCGTACATAAAAGCCGTCCAGGCCCTGCAAGCCGATCGGCACATGGTAAGCAGTCAGGCAGGTTTGGAATCGGTAACTGGGAAATATCAGTTAATAACTTCAGTTCTTCAGTGTTTGGCAAAAATTTTAGCCATTGATTTGGTGATCAAGATTAAGAGACAGCCTCAGGAAATGTATGATCAAGATTCAGAAGAGGAACTATAA